In Fragaria vesca subsp. vesca linkage group LG5, FraVesHawaii_1.0, whole genome shotgun sequence, the genomic stretch AACAAGTAAAAAAGAAATTTAAACTGAAATAATAATTGTCTGACAACCCCACAATGACACAAACTTGAGTTTATGCATTAGAGAAATTTTAAATACACACCCTTAATATCTTAATACACACATTTATTATTTTATGTTTCTATTGAGATTTTATAGGTAAGTTAAATGACCAAAACAGACATCTATTATTAAAAAAAAAAAAAAGACTCTAGAAGTATTCTTTTCAACGTCTTCTACCCTAAAATCGTCGAAAGCATGTCTTGTCTCCTAACCCCAACTCTTCTCCACAATTCATTTGAGTTGTTGTTTTTTTAATTTTTTTTTTGTATCTGTATCAGCTTTAGTTTGATCTTGCATATCATATTGTCGAGTGCTGCATCTTTATCATGACATGTTTTATCGAATAACTAGCTATCTATGTTCAATAGCTACTGTACTTCTACAGTTCTACTAACTTGTGAATTTTGAAAACTTGTATTGGTGATTTGGAGTTGAGATATAACAATAATCATTTGATTATAAATTGAATGATGATAACAAAAAATTTCTAGCAAAAATTAGACGAAATAATATGTAAAAGAAGGTACCAAATAGGTAAATATACATTAATTATANNNNNNNNNNNNNNNNNNNNCTTTTTTGATGTTGGTAACTTCAACTGAAATGAAATGGATAAGAAATTATTATTAAAAATAGGAAAAAAAGAAAAAGAAAAATGTCTTGTATCTTGATCATACTTCTGTAACACAAACCTAACAAGAAAAGAATGAGAAATTTTAAATACACACCCTTAATATCTTAATACACATCTTTATTATTTTATGTTTCTATTGAGATTTTATAGGTAAGTTAAATGACCAAAACATACATCTATTAATTAAAAAAAAAAAAAGCTCTAGAAGTATTCTTTTCAACGTCTTCTACCCTAAAATCGTCGAAAGCATGTCTTGTCTCCTAACCCCAACTCTTCTCCACAATTCATTTGAGTTGTTGTTTTTTTTAATTTTTTTTGTATCTGTATCAGCTTTAGTTTGATCTTGCATATCATATTGTCGAGTGCTGCATCTTTATCATGACATGTTTTATCGAATAACTAGCTATCTATGTTCAATAGCTACTGTACTTCTACAGTTCTACTAACTTGTGAATTTTGAAAACTTGTATTGGTGATTTGGAGTTGAGATATAACAATAATCATTTGATTATAAATTGAATGATGATAACAAAAAATTTCTAGCAAAAATTAGACGAAATAATATGTAAAAAGAGGTACCAAATGGTAAATATACATTAATTATATTAAATAATAGAATATTTCATAAATTAAGGGCATTTTAGGCAGTTTGGGATGTGTATTAAGTATAATACTAAAATGAAAAACTTGATAGGTGGTGTATAAAGTAAGGTATGTGTATTAAGATATTAAAAGTGTGTATTTAAAATTTCTCTATGCATTATTATCTATAAAAAAAATAATAATAAAGATAATATAAACTGGAAGAGTGTCGGACGAAAGAGATATACACGAAACAATTGAGTTCATATCAAAGAGAACCGACCCCTTTCTCATATTATTGTCGAAAAAACAAACCCTTTCACATATGGTTCGTAATCTAGCTCCCTACTATATATAAGTAGAAATCACAAGTCCATTAAAAGCATCAAACCATACAAAAGATTCATATATGCTCTCTCAGAATGGAAGCTGATGTATCTATCTATTGTAATTATTGTTAGTTTTGTGGATATATTATAAAATAATATACTAGTTTGGGTTTCTCTGTCGTTTTAGATATAAATTTTCATAAATTGTTTGGGTTTTGTTTTGTTTGGATTGATGGGCACAATGAATCTGGTATTGGTTTTGATGGTGCTTCTATGTGGGAGAATTTGTATGGCGGATGCCAATGTGGTCTTGATTGGGGACAATGTCACCCTCTCGTTCGAGGACATTGAAGCTAGTTTTGGTGAGTTCAATTCTTCTGGGTTTTTTGTTTTACGGTTAATTTGTGAGGATTTTGGGGAAAGAAGAGGAATTTGTGTTTTGGGTTTATGATTGTTGAGTTAGTTTCAGTTCTTGAAGGGTGTGTTTGTTTGTGTGTGTGCATGTGTTTGATGTTTATGCATTTCTTGATTTGTTTCAGCTCCGGCAGTTAGGGGTTCTGGGGAGTGTGGAGTGTTGTATTTGGCTGAGCCAATTGATGCATGCTCCACATTGACTAATGAAGCCGGACCCGGCACGAATTACAGCTCCCCTTTTGTGTTGATTATAAGAGGGGGGTGTAGTTTTGAGGAGAAAATTAGAAGAGCTCAAAAGGCTATGTTCAAAGCTGCAATTGTGTATGATAACGAAGAAGACGGCATCTTGGTTTCAAGTAATGACCTTTCTTTTATAAACTTTTTTATGCATGGTTTTTAATCTGTGAAGTTCAGTATCTGTGTTGCAATGAGTGATCCATGAAGTTAAGTTTTAATTGAATATGCATGAAATGGACAAGTCTGTATGCATGCTCCCAATTGGGGTTGGTAAGTGCGATTTGTTTGGTGCTTGAGCTTGGTTTGTGTGGGTATGAAGCTTTTGATATGCTCTCATCTGTCTAGGAAGTTAGAACTTATGTTCATCTAATTAGCTCAGGGAAAGCTGATCTGTAATGCTGAAATTAGAGGTCTTCCATCAGTCTAGAATCCATACCTGATCAGTGTAGCTTATTTCAGTAGAATTGTGGTTATGCCAGAAGAAAAGTAACGAGGAAGATTTGGAGGATTGAGTTCTACACGTTTAAGGCTATTTGGTGGAGGTATGAATGGTCCCATCAAGATCTCACTAGAAAATTGCGACTTCATGCAAATTCTCTGGCAGTTTTTAATTAACCAACGTTGCTTTTTTTTTTTTTCCTTCTAGTCCAATCCGGAAACCAAACTATATCCCAAAATTAAGATTTTGTCTTGGTTACTGGCTCATGGCAGAGGTGTTTATGTATTGTGAACACAGGAAGAATTGTAAACCATGTTTTCCAACACTGTTCACAACACTTCGAACAAAGTTATGCGGGGAGGTTATTCCAAGGGAATTTTGGCTTCAGAAAAACGTAGAATGGGCAGGAGTCAGGGGAGCTTTCTGCACTTCTAGAGCTATTGGTAGAATTTTGATTGGTCACATCAAGTACCAACAATAGCATCTAGTTACTAGAAGGCTCGGGTGTGTTTCCGAGTTTGTCAGTTCCTTGAGCAGGAAACCTGAATTTGCTGTTCTTCAGCTTTAGTGGGTTGATGAGAAACGAAGTCTTTCATTGTGGGTGGTCGTATGGAAAGACCAAGCATGAATCTCTGAAGAAACTGAAGCCTGAAACGATGTTTTTTTTTTTGTTGAGAAAAAAAAAAAACGATGTTGATAGTTGAGCTTTGTCCCTAATATAAGCAGGGTTGTTTTCCTTTGCACCCTAAAAGTCTCTTTGGATGTCCAACCTAACAACCCAAAAGGTTGCCATTAGAGCTGTTTATCCTTGTAGTCAGATCTGGTAAAGTTTTTCCAAAAATTAAGCCCATGTCTTGGCCACATAAGCATGTCTGACATTTTCAAAGAAAATACTTCATGTTTGTGGAGTCCAGTGAGTCCCGAATGAATCTAGATAATTATGGATATGATTCCCTTGGAACTGAGAACAGTTCTACAGGATAGATTAAGTATACCATTATGGACCCTTTATCAAGAGCCAGGTCTTAGATTAGTGGCACAGTAGTTATGTTGCTTTATAACAGAGTGAGGGAATATAAATATTTTTGATGACCTATAAAAAAATATCGATAGCCTATTTTTGATCTCTCTCTCTCTCTNNNNNNNNNNNNNNNNNNNNATCTCTCTCTCTCTCTCTCTCTCTCTCTCTCTCTCTCTCTCTCTCTGTGTTTTAGATTTCTCGTTTTTAGTTCATTTGTAAATTAGTATGTTGGTTTTTTTTTCCTGTTGCAACAATGGTCTGTTTAGTGAATAAGTTGATTGGAAGCTTTGTCTGATCTACTGTAAATTCCGCATCTCCATCCGATGTAGCCTTACTGGAGAAGTTTTCAACCTTCTGCAAGTGAGTGATATGAATGTGAACAAAATATTCTATGAGTGATGTGGTGTCTATGTGTGTTTTTGCTGTTTTCTGTTCTACTTCTGTGTACTGTTTTGTTCTCCCAAGTGGGTTTAAGTTTCAAATTCTTTATCTATGCTTAACTTCTGTCATTTTTAGAGTATAACTAACTTTTATGTTATAGTGGCAGGGAGTTCAGCTGGTATAAAAATACATGCAGTTTTTGTTTCAAAAGCTTCTGGTGAAATACTCAAAAAGTACACTGGAGTCTCTAACGTGGAGGTGTGGTTAATTGCAAGCTTTGAGAACTCAGCATGGTCAATCATGGCAATCTCCTTCATTTCCTTGCTCGCCATGTCTGCAGTATTGGCTACTTGCTTTTTTGTTCGCAGACATCGCATAAGACGAGAAAGGCCTCAAGCTTCTCGGGTCCGAGAATTTCATGGGATGAGCAGTAGATTAGTAAGAGCAATGCCAAGTTTGATTTTTACTGCCGTTTTAGAGGACAACTGTACTTCAGTAACATGTGCAATATGCCTCGAGGACTACAGTGTTGGAGAGAAACTTAGGATTTTGCCATGTCGTCATAGTAAGTTTGCCCCTTTTTTTTTGTGCTTTCTATCTTTCTGCCCGTATCTATATTGTTGCTTGAAGAGCTGCTTTGTTTGATTTGGTGGCATGGTGTTTCTAGCATTAGCTATTTGAACGAGATTTATAATAATGCCCTGCCCAGGAATTCATATATTTAATAGGTACTGTTTACTAGGCTCATTGAGACCAGTCAAGATATAGATGATGATTACAAATTATGATTATTCATATAGTTGCAAAATTGGCATGGTCCCACAAGTTGCCCAGGTTTAGTTTATCTACTAGATAGTTTTGTACCATTTCTACTACCTATTAGAGGAAGAAAATCTAACTTTCCGTATTCTTAGGCGAAATTAGCTTATTTATAGTTTTCTTGAAGTACTGAATGCGTTAATTGCCATGGTCCCACAAGTTGCCCCATGTTTAATTTATCACTAGATAGTTTGTACC encodes the following:
- the LOC101306239 gene encoding E3 ubiquitin-protein ligase RNF167-like; this encodes MGTMNLVLVLMVLLCGRICMADANVVLIGDNVTLSFEDIEASFAPAVRGSGECGVLYLAEPIDACSTLTNEAGPGTNYSSPFVLIIRGGCSFEEKIRRAQKAMFKAAIVYDNEEDGILVSMAGSSAGIKIHAVFVSKASGEILKKYTGVSNVEVWLIASFENSAWSIMAISFISLLAMSAVLATCFFVRRHRIRRERPQASRVREFHGMSSRLVRAMPSLIFTAVLEDNCTSVTCAICLEDYSVGEKLRILPCRHKFHAFCVDSWLTSWRTFCPVCKRDARANTSGPPASESTPLLSAGPSSVASSVLSSMRSSLASSSAIQIAPASSRSPSVSHHHSNSSTTYIQQSLRSSYRQSPSMSVSRSSVDLRNSSSQRSHASYYISPHSSYYPSLSPLNSRYLSVPVPSPSNASPNFMSSSSHQQHPLHCSESAATFSPFASAHSLPEC